One Faecalicatena sp. Marseille-Q4148 DNA window includes the following coding sequences:
- a CDS encoding MATE family efflux transporter, producing MKEEKDFLGKEPIGKLLLRLALPTITAQIINMLYNIVDRIYIGHIPENGAAALTGAGVCMPLIMIVSAFAALVGNGGAPRASIAMGKGKNDEAEQILGNCFTLQIVLSLILTVVLFLFNRSFLMAFGASENTIEYAVSYMNIYSLGVLFTQLTLGMNAFITAQGFAKTGMLSVLIGAVTNIVLDPIFIFGLHMGVRGAALATIISQACSCIWVLCFLFGKKPFLKIRRVNIGLCPKVILPCIALGSSFFVMQASESVISVCFNSSLLKYGGDIAVGAMTILTSVMQFALLPIQGLGQGAQPIISYNYGAKNVERVKGAFKLLLKLSLAYSCLFWVGVMMFPRAFASMFTTDTALLDFTGTALRIYMGSMCLFGIQMACQMTFTSLGNAKESITVAIMRKFVLLIPLIYIMPMLLKQNQTMAVYMAEPIADFLAVIFTACLFRVRFKKSLMLIGEK from the coding sequence ATGAAAGAAGAAAAGGATTTTTTGGGAAAAGAGCCAATTGGGAAACTGCTCTTGCGGCTTGCATTGCCGACAATCACAGCCCAGATCATTAATATGCTGTACAATATTGTAGACCGGATTTATATTGGGCATATTCCGGAAAACGGAGCAGCGGCGCTGACCGGCGCAGGCGTATGTATGCCGCTGATCATGATCGTTTCTGCATTTGCAGCGCTTGTAGGAAATGGAGGAGCTCCGAGAGCTTCGATCGCAATGGGAAAAGGAAAAAATGATGAAGCAGAGCAGATTCTTGGCAACTGCTTTACGCTGCAGATAGTTCTTTCATTGATTTTAACCGTTGTTCTATTTCTCTTTAACCGGAGTTTTCTGATGGCATTCGGAGCCAGTGAAAATACGATTGAATATGCGGTAAGTTATATGAACATTTATTCTCTTGGCGTACTGTTTACGCAGTTGACGCTGGGAATGAATGCATTTATCACAGCGCAGGGATTTGCAAAGACCGGAATGCTGTCTGTATTGATTGGCGCGGTAACGAATATTGTGTTGGATCCAATCTTCATTTTCGGACTGCATATGGGAGTACGGGGTGCAGCGCTTGCAACGATCATTTCTCAGGCATGTTCCTGTATTTGGGTATTATGCTTTTTATTTGGAAAGAAGCCATTTCTTAAAATCCGCAGGGTGAATATTGGACTTTGCCCAAAAGTAATTTTGCCGTGTATCGCACTTGGTTCTTCTTTTTTTGTTATGCAGGCAAGCGAGAGCGTCATCTCTGTATGCTTCAATTCCTCATTATTAAAATACGGAGGGGATATTGCAGTTGGAGCTATGACAATCTTAACAAGCGTTATGCAGTTTGCCCTGTTGCCAATCCAGGGACTCGGACAGGGAGCGCAGCCGATCATCAGTTATAATTATGGAGCTAAAAATGTAGAGCGGGTAAAAGGGGCGTTTAAACTGCTTTTGAAACTGAGTCTTGCCTATTCGTGTCTGTTCTGGGTTGGGGTAATGATGTTTCCGAGAGCATTCGCATCCATGTTTACAACCGACACAGCGCTTCTTGACTTTACCGGAACAGCTCTTCGCATTTACATGGGAAGCATGTGTCTGTTTGGAATTCAGATGGCGTGTCAGATGACATTTACTTCGCTCGGAAATGCAAAAGAATCTATTACGGTTGCAATTATGAGAAAATTTGTTCTTCTCATTCCGCTGATTTATATTATGCCAATGCTGTTGAAACAGAATCAGACGATGGCTGTTTATATGGCAGAACCGATTGCAGACTTTCTGGCAGTGATTTTTACAGCCTGTCTGTTCCGTGTTCGGTTTAAAAAGTCACTAATGTTAATTGGAGAGAAATAA
- a CDS encoding MarR family transcriptional regulator, which translates to MKRTTDLLVSIRKILKIDEDLMKSVCEMYDLTLIEAKILVFLKNNPGCDTAADIVEYRMLSKGNVSQAVDSLIRKQYLQRRPDENDRRKVHLSLLPAADPVSAKMQILRSDYEKRLFDGMTEEERQTFIRLSNKVIENSKKIAERRK; encoded by the coding sequence ATGAAAAGGACAACGGATCTTCTTGTAAGCATTAGAAAAATTTTGAAAATCGACGAGGACTTAATGAAAAGTGTTTGTGAAATGTATGATTTGACGCTGATTGAAGCGAAGATTCTTGTGTTTTTAAAGAATAATCCAGGTTGTGACACAGCTGCGGACATTGTGGAATACCGTATGCTGTCAAAGGGAAACGTATCGCAGGCAGTGGACAGTCTGATCCGGAAACAGTATTTGCAGAGAAGACCGGATGAAAATGACCGCAGGAAAGTGCATTTGTCGCTGCTTCCGGCAGCAGATCCTGTGAGTGCTAAAATGCAGATTTTGCGTTCTGATTATGAGAAGAGGTTATTTGACGGCATGACAGAGGAAGAGCGCCAGACATTTATCAGACTAAGCAACAAAGTGATTGAAAACAGCAAAAAAATAGCAGAGAGAAGGAAATAA
- a CDS encoding LysR family transcriptional regulator, with amino-acid sequence MLDFRMKTFLTVCESMNFTHAAEALHLTQPAVSQHIKYLEEIYGAPLFLREKRGLQLTPAGEILRQALETMRNDEEHIKKRIKNSLVNQKTLTFGVTMTIGEYAVIPALAEFIKSHPETNFHIRYGNTQTLLSELREGIIDFAIVEGYFTGEHYETRNYQTEEYIAVCAAEHQFQKPIRMLKDLTGERLLIREQGSGTRAVLTKTLALKNMSIRDFQRIVELENIHAIVSLLCRDCGISFLYKAAVAEELKTGRLIQIPLTDFMVMHDFTFLWNKGSLFSDEYEHIFQELQKGGPF; translated from the coding sequence ATGCTTGATTTTCGTATGAAAACATTTTTGACAGTCTGTGAATCCATGAACTTTACCCATGCCGCTGAAGCGCTTCATCTGACACAGCCTGCTGTTTCTCAACATATTAAATATCTGGAAGAGATTTACGGCGCTCCTCTTTTTCTAAGGGAAAAGCGAGGTCTTCAGCTGACACCGGCCGGTGAGATTCTTCGCCAGGCGCTGGAAACAATGCGAAATGACGAAGAACATATCAAAAAGCGTATCAAAAACAGTTTGGTCAATCAGAAAACATTGACTTTCGGCGTTACGATGACCATTGGAGAATATGCAGTAATTCCTGCACTTGCCGAGTTTATCAAATCGCATCCGGAAACTAATTTTCATATCCGCTACGGTAATACCCAGACACTCCTTTCAGAACTTCGGGAAGGAATCATTGATTTTGCCATTGTGGAAGGTTATTTTACCGGTGAACATTATGAAACCCGGAACTATCAAACAGAAGAATACATTGCTGTATGTGCTGCCGAACATCAATTTCAAAAGCCGATTCGAATGTTAAAAGACCTTACCGGGGAGCGTCTTTTAATCCGGGAGCAGGGATCCGGCACAAGAGCAGTTCTGACAAAAACACTGGCTCTGAAGAACATGTCCATCCGTGATTTTCAGCGAATCGTTGAGTTAGAAAATATCCATGCCATTGTCAGCCTTCTTTGTCGGGACTGCGGTATCTCTTTCTTATACAAAGCAGCTGTTGCGGAAGAACTAAAGACAGGGCGTCTTATCCAGATACCTCTGACCGATTTCATGGTCATGCATGATTTTACATTTCTCTGGAATAAAGGGAGTCTTTTTTCAGACGAATACGAACATATTTTTCAAGAATTACAAAAGGGAGGTCCTTTCTAA
- a CDS encoding heavy metal translocating P-type ATPase has translation MKQYSVTGMSCAACSARVEKAVMKVPGVTACSVSLLTNSMGVEGDAQPEAVIAAVEEAGYGAQVKGERSPQKSNPEMGGEEAFLKDTETPKLKKRLIASLCFLLPLMYVSMGHMMWNWPLPEVFAENHVAIGIFQMLFTGIVMVINQKFFISGFKSLWHKAPNMDTLVALGSGASFVYSMYALFAMTDAQMHGNTENVMEFMHEFYFESAAMILTLITVGKMLEARSKGKTTDALKSLMKLAPKTAMVLRDAEEMEVPIEQVRRGDIFLVRPGENVPVDGIVLEGTSAVNESALTGESIPVDKKPGDTVSAATLNQSGFMKCEASRVGEDTTLSQIIQMVSDAAATKAPIAKVADKVSGIFVPAVIGIAVLTILGWLAVGESIGFALARGISVLVISCPCALGLATPVAIMVGNGMGAKHGVMFKTASSLEETGKMQIVALDKTGTITSGKPQVTDMLPTEGVTEKELLTMAYALEKKSEHPLAGAILEKARESAVDEINEVTEFQAVPGNGLSGLWHGVPVAGGNFKFIREMAEVPEEMKKKAEELANLGKTPLFFAEAGKLTGVIAVADVIKEDSPKAVKELQNMGIHVVILTGDNERTAKAIGEQAGVDEVIAGVLPEGKESVIRSLKRKGKVAMVGDGINDAPALMRADIGIAIGAGTDIAIDAADVVLMKSKLSDVPAAIRLSRATLRNIHENLFWAFFYNAIGIPLAAGLWYPIFGWKLNPMFGAAAMSLSSFCVVTNALRLNFFNMRDAGKDKKIKIRKKEEEQPMEKTMKIEGMMCGHCEARVKKCLEKLPEVEEAIVSYEAGTAVVKLNKEISDDVLKQTVEDQDYEVKEII, from the coding sequence ATGAAACAATATTCAGTAACAGGGATGAGCTGCGCGGCGTGCAGCGCCCGGGTAGAGAAAGCAGTCATGAAAGTACCCGGAGTAACAGCATGCTCTGTCAGCCTTTTGACAAATTCTATGGGAGTGGAAGGCGATGCACAGCCGGAAGCAGTGATTGCAGCAGTAGAGGAAGCCGGATACGGGGCGCAAGTCAAAGGAGAGCGCAGCCCACAGAAAAGCAATCCGGAAATGGGAGGAGAGGAAGCTTTCCTGAAAGATACAGAGACGCCAAAGCTGAAAAAACGTCTGATCGCGTCACTTTGCTTTTTACTTCCGCTTATGTATGTTTCTATGGGGCATATGATGTGGAATTGGCCGCTTCCGGAAGTTTTTGCGGAAAATCATGTGGCTATTGGCATTTTTCAAATGCTGTTTACCGGAATCGTTATGGTAATTAATCAGAAATTTTTTATCAGTGGATTTAAAAGTTTGTGGCACAAAGCGCCGAATATGGATACGCTCGTTGCCCTTGGATCAGGAGCTTCATTTGTGTATAGTATGTATGCACTGTTTGCGATGACAGATGCACAGATGCATGGGAATACAGAGAACGTAATGGAATTTATGCATGAATTTTATTTTGAATCTGCGGCAATGATTCTAACTTTGATTACTGTAGGAAAGATGCTTGAGGCCCGCTCAAAAGGAAAAACGACCGATGCATTGAAGAGTTTGATGAAACTGGCGCCAAAGACGGCGATGGTCCTGAGAGATGCTGAAGAGATGGAAGTGCCGATTGAGCAGGTGCGTCGCGGTGATATCTTTCTTGTGCGTCCGGGGGAAAATGTACCGGTAGATGGAATTGTGTTGGAAGGAACGAGCGCAGTCAATGAATCTGCGTTGACTGGAGAGAGTATTCCGGTTGATAAAAAACCTGGCGATACCGTTTCTGCCGCAACTTTAAATCAATCTGGATTTATGAAGTGTGAGGCTTCCCGTGTGGGCGAGGATACTACGTTATCCCAGATTATTCAAATGGTGAGCGATGCGGCAGCTACGAAAGCGCCGATCGCGAAAGTTGCAGATAAGGTATCGGGGATTTTTGTTCCGGCAGTCATTGGGATTGCAGTGTTGACGATTCTGGGGTGGCTGGCTGTAGGTGAAAGCATTGGCTTTGCGTTGGCAAGAGGAATCTCCGTGCTGGTAATCAGCTGCCCGTGTGCACTTGGGTTAGCGACACCGGTGGCGATTATGGTTGGAAATGGCATGGGGGCAAAACATGGAGTGATGTTTAAAACAGCTTCTTCATTGGAAGAGACCGGAAAGATGCAGATTGTGGCATTGGATAAGACCGGAACCATTACGAGCGGAAAGCCGCAGGTAACAGATATGCTTCCGACAGAAGGTGTGACAGAAAAAGAATTGCTTACAATGGCGTATGCACTGGAGAAGAAGAGTGAGCATCCACTGGCAGGAGCAATTCTGGAGAAAGCCAGAGAGAGTGCCGTTGACGAAATCAATGAAGTAACAGAATTCCAGGCAGTTCCTGGAAATGGTCTTTCCGGCTTATGGCATGGAGTGCCGGTGGCAGGAGGCAATTTCAAATTTATCCGTGAGATGGCAGAAGTTCCGGAAGAAATGAAGAAGAAGGCAGAGGAACTTGCGAATCTTGGAAAAACACCGCTTTTTTTTGCTGAAGCAGGGAAACTGACTGGTGTAATTGCGGTGGCTGATGTGATAAAAGAAGACAGCCCGAAAGCGGTAAAAGAGCTGCAGAACATGGGCATCCATGTAGTTATACTGACCGGGGACAATGAGCGCACTGCGAAAGCGATCGGAGAACAGGCAGGAGTTGATGAAGTCATTGCAGGGGTACTTCCGGAGGGAAAAGAGAGTGTCATCCGTTCTTTGAAACGGAAAGGAAAAGTAGCTATGGTTGGAGACGGCATCAATGATGCTCCTGCTTTGATGCGGGCCGATATTGGAATCGCGATAGGAGCCGGAACAGATATTGCCATTGATGCGGCGGATGTGGTATTGATGAAGAGTAAATTGAGCGATGTGCCGGCGGCAATCCGTTTAAGCCGTGCAACGCTGCGAAATATCCATGAGAATCTGTTCTGGGCATTTTTCTATAATGCAATCGGAATTCCGCTGGCAGCAGGCTTGTGGTATCCGATTTTTGGCTGGAAACTAAATCCAATGTTTGGAGCAGCAGCAATGAGTTTATCCAGTTTTTGTGTTGTGACAAATGCACTCCGGTTGAATTTTTTCAACATGCGAGATGCAGGAAAAGATAAAAAAATAAAAATCAGAAAGAAAGAGGAGGAACAACCTATGGAAAAAACAATGAAAATCGAAGGAATGATGTGTGGACATTGCGAAGCGAGGGTAAAAAAATGCCTTGAGAAATTGCCGGAAGTAGAAGAAGCGATTGTAAGCTATGAAGCCGGAACAGCAGTGGTAAAATTAAACAAAGAGATTTCCGATGATGTATTAAAACAGACAGTGGAAGATCAGGATTATGAAGTAAAAGAAATTATTTAA
- a CDS encoding metal-sensing transcriptional repressor, translating into MEERKECCHKTKKRTEKEYKDLVNRLSRIEGQVRGIKRMVEEDAYCPEILIQVSAVNAALNSFNKVLLAEHIRSCVAEDIRKGNDEIIDELVATLQKLMK; encoded by the coding sequence TTGGAAGAAAGGAAAGAATGCTGTCATAAAACGAAGAAGCGAACAGAGAAAGAATATAAAGATCTGGTAAATCGGCTGAGCCGGATTGAAGGGCAGGTAAGAGGAATCAAAAGAATGGTAGAAGAAGATGCATACTGTCCGGAGATTTTAATTCAGGTGTCAGCAGTGAATGCAGCACTGAATAGCTTTAACAAAGTGCTGCTGGCAGAGCATATCCGAAGCTGTGTTGCAGAAGATATCCGCAAAGGAAATGATGAGATCATTGATGAGTTGGTTGCAACGCTTCAGAAATTAATGAAATAA
- a CDS encoding response regulator transcription factor, with translation MRILIAEDEKDLNRLIVSKLEAEHYSVDRCFDGEEALSYLTSAEYDLAILDIMMPKLDGLTLLRTLRKNGIGCPVLLLTARDSIEDRVTGLDSGANDYLVKPFAFEELLARVRVLLRAPNTPQESCLHLADLTMQLDTHKVFRGTQEISLSGKEFALLRYLMQNQGIVLSRDKMEQHLWNYDYSGGSNVIDVYIRYLRKKIDTGFTPKLIHTVRGAGYVLRIEETER, from the coding sequence ATGCGTATTTTAATTGCAGAAGACGAAAAAGATCTCAATCGTCTCATTGTATCAAAACTTGAAGCAGAACATTACAGTGTCGATCGCTGCTTTGATGGAGAAGAAGCGCTTTCCTATCTGACTTCTGCCGAATATGACCTTGCTATCCTTGATATTATGATGCCAAAACTGGATGGTCTGACACTTCTTCGCACCCTCCGCAAAAATGGTATCGGATGCCCTGTGCTTCTTTTGACTGCCCGTGACAGCATCGAGGACCGGGTAACCGGTCTGGATTCCGGAGCGAATGATTATCTTGTGAAACCCTTTGCTTTCGAAGAACTTCTGGCCAGAGTCCGCGTACTTTTGAGAGCGCCAAACACTCCTCAGGAATCCTGTCTTCATCTGGCTGACCTGACAATGCAGCTTGATACCCACAAAGTATTCCGCGGTACCCAGGAAATTTCTCTGTCAGGCAAAGAATTTGCTTTGCTGCGCTATCTGATGCAGAACCAGGGAATTGTACTCTCCAGAGATAAGATGGAACAGCATCTCTGGAATTATGACTACAGCGGCGGCTCTAATGTCATCGACGTTTACATCCGCTATCTGCGCAAAAAAATTGACACCGGTTTTACTCCAAAGTTGATCCACACGGTCCGCGGCGCCGGATATGTGCTTCGCATCGAAGAAACAGAAAGGTAA
- a CDS encoding HAMP domain-containing histidine kinase, with translation MKKLPLKLKLTLLYSFFMILISAAALAILFSLSGREILASAQASLKEHVADSLDDIEPEDGALDIDSDFYSLEHGIYLAVYSPGGEFLYGKVPHDLTVFAPLTDGELQTVSENNTTWYIYDILYEPESDYTFYVRGITSASKAENNFRITLRFALVLLPLMILLTSLLGYYIINRSLRPVRTLTDTVEQIRANGDLSLRTGSHPNTERNLDEIHYLADTFDLMLDELEAAFLREKQFTSDVSHELRTPVSVICAQSEALLENPSLPEELRSQAEVIYRKSRQISTLISHLLLLSRADQNRAILTFEYLNLSELTEMTVEEQALTAASRHIQFHTEITPNLFACVDETAYFRLLINLLSNAVTYGKENGNVWISLTPSGSDILLQIRDDGIGMSEEVLSHIWERFYRADSSRTGDSHFGLGLSMVQWIVTAHGGTITAQSKPSAGSTFTVLLPASHSQENFGPKKIKKNEKNERF, from the coding sequence ATGAAAAAGCTTCCTTTAAAATTGAAACTGACTTTACTTTATTCTTTTTTTATGATTTTGATTTCTGCCGCAGCTCTGGCTATTTTGTTTTCCCTTTCCGGTCGTGAAATCCTTGCTTCTGCTCAGGCTTCTTTAAAAGAGCATGTCGCCGACAGCCTTGACGATATCGAACCGGAAGACGGTGCGCTCGATATTGATTCTGATTTTTATTCTCTGGAACACGGCATCTATCTCGCAGTCTACAGCCCCGGCGGTGAATTCCTGTATGGAAAAGTTCCACACGATCTAACTGTATTTGCTCCGTTGACTGACGGAGAACTTCAAACCGTCTCCGAAAACAATACTACCTGGTATATTTATGATATTCTTTATGAACCGGAGTCGGATTATACCTTTTATGTACGAGGAATCACCTCTGCATCCAAAGCGGAAAATAACTTCCGCATTACACTGCGTTTTGCCTTAGTCCTTCTTCCGCTCATGATCCTCCTGACTTCACTCCTCGGTTATTACATTATCAACCGTTCCCTTCGTCCGGTCCGCACGCTGACTGATACTGTAGAACAGATCCGTGCCAATGGCGACCTCTCTCTGCGCACCGGCAGCCATCCAAATACCGAGCGGAACTTGGATGAAATCCACTATCTTGCAGATACTTTTGACTTAATGTTAGACGAACTGGAAGCCGCTTTTCTTCGTGAAAAACAATTTACTTCCGATGTTTCCCATGAACTTCGCACTCCTGTCAGTGTTATCTGCGCCCAGAGCGAAGCTCTTTTGGAAAATCCCTCTCTTCCGGAAGAACTGCGCTCACAGGCAGAAGTCATTTACCGAAAATCCCGCCAGATTTCCACTTTGATCTCCCATTTGCTGTTGCTCTCCCGCGCAGATCAAAACAGAGCCATTCTAACATTCGAGTACCTGAATCTTAGCGAATTGACAGAAATGACTGTCGAAGAGCAGGCTTTAACTGCTGCCTCCAGGCATATCCAATTTCATACAGAGATTACTCCGAATCTATTTGCCTGCGTAGATGAAACCGCTTACTTCCGACTTCTGATCAATCTTTTATCCAACGCCGTCACTTATGGAAAAGAGAATGGAAACGTATGGATTAGCCTTACGCCGTCCGGTTCTGACATTCTTCTTCAGATTCGTGACGATGGTATCGGCATGTCAGAAGAGGTCCTCTCCCATATCTGGGAACGCTTTTATCGTGCTGATTCCTCCCGAACCGGAGACAGCCATTTCGGTCTCGGACTTTCTATGGTGCAATGGATTGTAACTGCCCACGGCGGCACTATCACTGCCCAAAGCAAGCCCTCTGCCGGAAGTACCTTTACTGTTCTTCTCCCCGCATCTCATTCTCAGGAAAATTTCGGGCCTAAAAAAATAAAAAAAAATGAAAAAAATGAAAGGTTTTAA
- a CDS encoding PepSY domain-containing protein: MKTYMTLLGASIILSGSMAACGLASNGSDIGKEKAEKIALNDVGITREDTSRFRISKDHDDGLPTYDIQFTYDNMEYEYEIQASDGTILDTSTEPSENVSASAQADSQKPSAQADAAAQTDSQESSSPDSASTHKNASNGITWEEAAALALERVSGATQNDLRMNLDFDDGYETYEGDIIYNQIEYEFEIDAATGKFLEWSEERH, translated from the coding sequence ATGAAAACATATATGACATTACTTGGAGCTTCTATTATTTTATCCGGCAGCATGGCTGCCTGCGGTTTGGCTTCCAATGGTTCTGATATCGGAAAGGAGAAAGCAGAAAAAATCGCTTTAAACGATGTCGGGATTACCAGAGAGGATACTTCCCGGTTCCGTATTTCCAAAGATCATGACGATGGTCTTCCAACTTACGATATCCAATTTACTTATGATAATATGGAGTATGAATATGAAATTCAGGCTTCTGACGGAACAATCCTTGACACTTCCACAGAACCTTCTGAAAATGTATCCGCTTCGGCACAGGCAGACTCACAGAAGCCTTCCGCACAAGCAGACGCGGCAGCTCAAACAGATTCACAAGAATCCTCTTCACCGGATTCTGCTTCCACTCACAAAAATGCCTCAAACGGCATCACATGGGAGGAAGCTGCTGCCCTTGCTCTTGAACGTGTTTCCGGAGCAACCCAAAATGATCTTCGTATGAACCTCGACTTTGACGATGGATATGAAACTTACGAAGGAGATATTATTTATAATCAAATTGAATATGAATTTGAGATTGACGCTGCCACCGGAAAATTTCTTGAGTGGAGCGAAGAAAGACATTAA
- a CDS encoding alcohol dehydrogenase catalytic domain-containing protein, with protein sequence MLAYTYVEKGKFELKEKEKPVLKDGQDAIVRVTMGSICSSDLHIKHGSVPRAVPGITVGHEMVGIVEEIGNDVTAVKPGDRVTVNVETFCGECFFCQHGFVNNCVDANGGWALGCRIDGGQAEYVRVPYANQGLNRIPDSVTDEQALFVGDVLATGFWAAKISDIQKEDTVLIIGAGPTGICTLLCVMLKEPEHIIICEKDPQRIAFVREHYPNVCVATPEECEKMVQKYSRHGGADVVLEVAGTKETFQMAWKCARPNATVTIVALYDESQTLPLPDMYGKNLTFKTGGVDGCDCNEILELIAEGKIDTTALITHTYALKDIEEAYRVFEQRLDQVIKIAIVNEK encoded by the coding sequence ATGCTTGCCTATACTTATGTGGAAAAAGGGAAATTTGAATTAAAAGAGAAAGAAAAACCGGTTTTGAAAGATGGACAGGATGCGATCGTTCGTGTGACGATGGGAAGTATCTGCAGCAGTGATCTTCATATCAAACACGGTTCGGTACCGAGAGCGGTTCCGGGAATTACTGTTGGACATGAAATGGTTGGAATTGTAGAAGAGATAGGAAACGATGTAACAGCAGTCAAACCCGGAGATCGTGTTACAGTAAATGTGGAAACTTTCTGCGGAGAGTGCTTCTTCTGCCAGCATGGATTTGTGAATAACTGCGTTGATGCCAACGGCGGATGGGCGCTTGGCTGTCGGATTGACGGCGGACAGGCAGAATATGTAAGAGTGCCGTATGCCAATCAGGGCCTGAACAGGATTCCGGACAGCGTGACAGATGAGCAGGCGCTGTTTGTGGGGGATGTTCTTGCAACAGGATTCTGGGCAGCAAAGATTTCCGATATTCAGAAAGAAGATACGGTACTGATCATCGGAGCAGGGCCGACAGGAATCTGCACATTACTCTGTGTGATGTTAAAGGAGCCGGAACATATTATTATCTGTGAGAAAGATCCGCAAAGAATAGCATTTGTCCGTGAGCATTATCCGAATGTATGTGTTGCCACACCGGAAGAATGTGAAAAAATGGTGCAAAAATACAGCAGGCATGGGGGTGCAGATGTTGTCTTGGAAGTTGCCGGAACGAAGGAAACATTCCAGATGGCATGGAAATGTGCAAGACCAAATGCGACTGTGACGATTGTAGCTCTCTACGATGAATCACAGACATTGCCATTGCCGGATATGTATGGAAAAAATCTCACGTTCAAGACAGGCGGTGTTGACGGCTGCGACTGTAATGAAATTCTGGAATTGATTGCAGAAGGGAAGATTGATACGACTGCGTTAATTACTCACACATATGCACTGAAAGATATTGAGGAAGCATATCGTGTCTTTGAGCAGCGGTTGGATCAAGTCATTAAGATTGCAATTGTAAATGAAAAATAA